Proteins co-encoded in one Hymenobacter swuensis DY53 genomic window:
- a CDS encoding 4Fe-4S dicluster domain-containing protein — protein sequence MHFSIQNILFLLVAVAGFGLFAWQARKIRANILVGRDRDMSGHVNERLWKTLLVAFGQQKMFKRLTPAFLHLIVYVGFIVINIEVIEIMVDGLFGTHRFLQFLGPLYSALTGTNEVLGALVVLAVVVFWWRRNVGVVRRFTGPELRAWPKLDANVILYVEVVLMVALFTMNAADLKLHQLEGKDLPGAFPVSSLLTGLFPDNLTALAVLERVGWWAHIVGILLFLNYLPSSKHFHIIMAFPNVFYSRLVPQGQFSNVESITHEVKAMMDPSYQVPAPATNPDGSAAAPTPFGAKDVDDLAWTNLLSAYSCTECGRCTSVCPANLTGKLLSPRKIIMDTRDRVEEKYNSPLIFHPSLYGPEAKHNPQEQLDKENHTLLRGYVTPEELWACTTCNACVEACPVNINPLESIVEMRRFLVLEESAAPNSLNVMFSNIENNGAPWAFSPSDRFNWADDLFVAEK from the coding sequence GTGCACTTCTCCATTCAAAACATCCTCTTCCTGCTGGTGGCGGTAGCGGGCTTCGGCCTGTTTGCCTGGCAAGCGCGGAAGATCCGGGCCAATATCCTCGTCGGGCGCGACCGGGACATGAGCGGCCACGTCAATGAGCGCCTCTGGAAGACGCTGCTGGTGGCCTTCGGGCAGCAGAAGATGTTCAAGCGCCTCACGCCGGCCTTTTTGCACCTGATTGTATACGTCGGCTTCATCGTCATCAACATCGAAGTCATTGAAATCATGGTGGACGGCCTATTCGGTACCCACCGGTTTCTGCAGTTCCTAGGCCCGCTGTACTCGGCCCTGACGGGCACCAACGAGGTGCTGGGCGCGCTGGTGGTGCTGGCCGTGGTGGTGTTCTGGTGGCGCCGCAACGTAGGCGTAGTACGCCGTTTCACCGGCCCCGAGCTACGGGCCTGGCCCAAACTCGACGCCAACGTGATTCTCTACGTGGAGGTGGTACTGATGGTGGCCCTGTTCACGATGAACGCCGCCGACCTGAAGTTGCATCAGCTGGAAGGCAAGGACCTGCCCGGCGCGTTTCCGGTCAGCAGCCTGCTGACGGGCCTGTTCCCCGATAACCTCACGGCCCTGGCCGTGCTGGAGCGTGTGGGCTGGTGGGCGCACATTGTAGGCATTCTGCTGTTCCTGAACTACTTGCCTAGCAGTAAGCACTTCCACATCATCATGGCCTTCCCGAACGTGTTCTACTCCCGGCTGGTGCCGCAGGGGCAGTTCTCGAACGTGGAAAGCATCACCCACGAGGTGAAAGCCATGATGGACCCCAGCTACCAGGTGCCCGCCCCGGCCACCAATCCCGATGGCTCGGCTGCCGCGCCCACGCCCTTCGGCGCTAAAGACGTGGACGACCTGGCCTGGACCAACCTGCTCAGTGCCTACTCCTGCACCGAGTGCGGCCGCTGCACCTCGGTGTGCCCGGCCAACCTCACCGGTAAGCTCCTCTCGCCCCGCAAAATCATCATGGATACCCGGGATAGGGTGGAGGAGAAGTACAACTCACCCCTGATTTTCCACCCCAGCCTGTACGGCCCGGAGGCCAAGCACAACCCCCAGGAGCAGCTCGACAAGGAAAACCACACCCTGCTGCGCGGCTACGTAACGCCCGAGGAGTTGTGGGCCTGCACCACCTGCAACGCCTGCGTGGAAGCCTGCCCGGTGAACATCAACCCGCTGGAAAGCATCGTGGAAATGCGCCGCTTCCTGGTGCTGGAAGAGTCGGCCGCGCCTAACTCCCTGAACGTGATGTTCAGCAACATCGAAAACAACGGCGCGCCGTGGGCCTTCTCGCCCTCCGACCGGTTCAACTGGGCCGACGACCTGTTCGTGGCGGAGAAGTAG
- the nagB gene encoding glucosamine-6-phosphate deaminase: MQTATELRAERLSTTIYPDSELASVAVARQLADLIRQRAAEGRTCVLGLATGSTPTRLYEELVRLHQAEGLSFQNVVTFNLDEYYPMAPDSLQSYVRFMHEYLFDCIDIRPENVHIPDGTLPQEQVAEFCRHYEEQIREAGGIDLQVLGVGRTGHIGFNEPGSGAASRTRLITLDHITRTDAASDFYGEENVPRRAITMGVGTILEAREIVLLAWGEGKAAVVKRMVEGEPTDSVPATYLQQHPNVRVVLDEAAGAELTRVKTPWLVGRTLNWQHAPTVRKAVTWLARTLQKPILKLTDEDYNENGLSELLAQSGLAYNINIRVFRQLQRTITGWPGGKPNADDTDRPERAAPFPKRVLIFSPHPDDDVISMGGTLLRLVDQGHDVHVAYQTSGNIAVFDDEAIRFAEFVAEYDEMFRLDEQPAETLYHRVADFLQNKLPGQVDSEEVQQIKGLIRRGEAKSACRYAGIPDANIHFQDLPFYETGRVRKKPIGEQDIRLTMDLLDQIRPQQVYAAGDLSDPHGTHRVCLAAIFEAMRRLQAANASWLAECRVWLYRGAWQEWDVDQIEMAVPLSPQELTRKRRAIFKHQSQKDRPLFPGADQREFWQRAEERNRTTARLYDQLGLPEYEGIEAFVRWHF, encoded by the coding sequence ATGCAGACTGCCACCGAACTCCGTGCTGAACGCCTGTCCACCACCATCTACCCCGATTCCGAGCTGGCTTCCGTGGCGGTGGCCCGGCAACTTGCCGACCTGATCCGGCAACGCGCCGCCGAGGGGCGCACCTGCGTACTGGGCCTGGCCACGGGCTCAACTCCTACCCGCTTGTATGAAGAACTGGTGCGCCTGCACCAGGCAGAAGGGCTCAGCTTTCAGAACGTCGTGACATTCAACCTCGACGAATATTACCCGATGGCACCGGATTCTTTACAGAGTTACGTGCGCTTTATGCACGAATATCTGTTTGACTGCATTGATATCCGGCCCGAGAACGTACACATTCCGGACGGCACGCTGCCGCAAGAGCAGGTGGCCGAGTTCTGCCGCCATTATGAGGAGCAGATCCGAGAAGCCGGAGGGATTGATTTGCAGGTGCTGGGCGTTGGGCGGACCGGGCACATTGGCTTTAATGAGCCCGGTTCCGGCGCGGCCTCCCGGACCCGCCTCATCACCCTCGACCACATCACCCGCACAGATGCCGCTTCCGATTTTTACGGAGAGGAAAACGTACCGCGCCGCGCTATTACCATGGGCGTAGGCACTATCCTGGAGGCCCGGGAGATTGTGCTGCTGGCCTGGGGCGAGGGTAAGGCCGCGGTGGTGAAGCGCATGGTGGAGGGCGAGCCTACTGACTCAGTGCCGGCCACGTACCTGCAGCAGCATCCTAATGTGCGCGTGGTACTGGATGAAGCGGCCGGCGCCGAGCTGACCCGGGTGAAAACGCCCTGGCTGGTGGGACGGACTCTTAACTGGCAGCATGCGCCCACCGTGCGCAAGGCCGTGACGTGGCTGGCCCGCACCTTGCAAAAGCCCATTCTCAAACTTACCGACGAAGATTACAACGAAAACGGTCTTTCGGAACTGCTGGCGCAGTCAGGGCTGGCATATAACATCAACATCCGGGTGTTTCGGCAGTTGCAGCGCACCATTACGGGCTGGCCGGGTGGCAAGCCCAACGCCGATGATACCGACCGGCCGGAGCGAGCCGCGCCCTTCCCTAAACGGGTGCTCATCTTCTCACCCCACCCCGATGACGACGTTATTTCGATGGGCGGCACGCTGCTACGGCTGGTAGATCAGGGGCACGATGTGCACGTTGCGTATCAGACGTCGGGCAACATTGCCGTGTTTGATGATGAAGCCATCCGGTTTGCCGAGTTTGTGGCCGAGTACGATGAGATGTTCCGGCTGGATGAGCAGCCCGCCGAAACCCTGTACCACCGCGTAGCCGATTTCCTGCAGAACAAACTCCCAGGTCAGGTTGACTCGGAGGAAGTGCAGCAGATTAAGGGCCTGATCCGGCGTGGCGAGGCCAAGAGTGCCTGCCGCTACGCGGGTATTCCCGACGCCAACATTCATTTCCAGGATTTACCCTTCTACGAAACCGGCCGGGTACGCAAAAAGCCGATTGGCGAGCAAGATATCCGCCTTACGATGGACCTGCTCGACCAGATTCGCCCCCAGCAGGTGTACGCCGCCGGCGACCTATCGGACCCGCACGGAACGCATCGGGTATGTCTGGCAGCTATTTTTGAGGCGATGCGCCGGCTGCAAGCGGCCAATGCCTCGTGGCTGGCTGAGTGCCGGGTGTGGCTGTATCGGGGGGCATGGCAGGAATGGGACGTAGACCAGATTGAGATGGCCGTGCCCCTCTCGCCCCAGGAACTCACGCGCAAGCGCCGGGCCATCTTCAAGCACCAGAGCCAGAAGGATCGGCCGCTATTCCCCGGGGCC
- a CDS encoding (Fe-S)-binding protein encodes MAEQTAKRPVSVPLMADLAARGESPEILFWVGCAGAFDDRYKRVTRAFVRILEHVGVSYAVLGMEESCTGDPAKRAGNEFLFQMQAMTNIATLNGYGIKKVVTACPHCFNTIKNEYPALGGEFEVIHHSTFLQQLINEGKVTAKGGESFKGRRITFHDSCYLGRANNIYEAPREVLEVLDADLLEMKRCKTNGLCCGAGGAQMWKEPEPGKKDVNIERTEEALATLDGDADVLLNLQGVESTAPVLPAGSNRGGSVIAVACPFCMTMMADGVKNKEREQDVQVFDLAELIASAEGLNA; translated from the coding sequence ATGGCTGAACAAACTGCCAAACGTCCCGTATCTGTTCCGCTGATGGCCGACCTGGCCGCCCGGGGCGAGTCGCCGGAAATCCTGTTCTGGGTGGGCTGCGCCGGCGCCTTCGACGACCGGTACAAGCGTGTAACCCGCGCCTTCGTTCGCATTCTGGAGCACGTAGGCGTGAGCTACGCCGTGCTGGGCATGGAGGAATCCTGCACCGGCGACCCGGCCAAGCGCGCCGGCAACGAATTCCTGTTTCAGATGCAGGCCATGACCAACATTGCCACCCTCAACGGCTATGGCATCAAGAAGGTGGTCACGGCCTGCCCACACTGCTTCAACACCATCAAAAACGAGTATCCCGCGCTGGGCGGCGAGTTTGAGGTGATTCATCACAGCACCTTTCTGCAGCAACTCATCAACGAGGGCAAGGTGACGGCCAAGGGCGGCGAGTCGTTCAAGGGCCGACGCATCACCTTCCACGACTCCTGCTACCTAGGCCGCGCCAACAACATCTACGAAGCGCCTCGCGAGGTGCTGGAAGTGCTCGACGCCGACCTGCTGGAGATGAAGCGCTGCAAAACCAACGGCCTCTGCTGCGGGGCCGGTGGTGCCCAGATGTGGAAAGAGCCCGAGCCCGGCAAAAAGGACGTGAACATTGAGCGGACTGAAGAAGCCTTGGCTACCTTGGATGGCGACGCCGATGTGCTGCTGAACCTGCAGGGCGTGGAAAGCACCGCGCCGGTGTTGCCCGCCGGCTCCAACCGCGGCGGCAGCGTAATTGCCGTGGCCTGCCCCTTCTGCATGACTATGATGGCCGACGGCGTAAAGAACAAGGAGCGCGAACAGGACGTGCAGGTGTTCGACTTGGCCGAACTGATTGCCTCCGCCGAAGGCCTCAACGCTTAG